A region from the Hypomesus transpacificus isolate Combined female chromosome 11, fHypTra1, whole genome shotgun sequence genome encodes:
- the pdcd2 gene encoding programmed cell death protein 2 translates to MANSENPILNKETVLGFLEEAEAWQLQSSQFPSKVGGKPAWLSQTNLPCLPDSACDKCQLPTAFLLQVYAPITEQDRSFHRTVFVFCCKTPDCFSQNDSRCLKVYRSQLPRGNDFYPFDPPTDEAPSGTEPDPCVLGSGVKLCRLCGCPGQKACSRCHAVYYCSKEHQTIDWRHSHKKECVGQALSSVVPSPFLFPEFELVTEPEELPVEEDPETVEGVQRDVDCSTLADSLESELEDMAMHETQDTKVFQKFKQRIQTEPHQVLRYCRGGSPLWLSSEHVPSENDVPHCLCGSIRVFEFQVMPQLLNHLKVDSPEASIDWGTLAVYTCENSCDLGNKYSPEFIWKQDLTKEKQAQSN, encoded by the exons ATGGCCAACAGTGAAAATCCAATATTGAataaagaaactgttcttggcTTCCTGGAGGAGGCAGAAGCCTGGCAGCTACAGAGTTCACAATTCCCGAGTAAAGTTGGCGGTAAACCTGCGTGGTTGAGTCAGACGAACCTTCCTTGTCTTCCAGATTCGGCGTGTGATAAATGTCAACTCCCCACAGCTTTTCTGCTGCAGGTGTATGCACCCATCACCGAACAGGATAGAAGTTTCCATCGaacagtgtttgtattttgcTGCAAGACACCTGACTGCTTCTCGCAAAATGACAGCCGTTGTCTAAAAG TGTATAGGAGTCAGCTGCCACGGGGAAATGATTTCTACCCCTTTGATCCCCCAACGGACGAGGCTCCAAGCGGGACAGAGCCCGACCCATGTGTACTTGGTTCTGGAGTTAAACTGTGCCGGCTATGTGGCTGTCCTGGTCAGAAAGCGTGCTCCCGCTGTCATGCTGTGTACTATTGCAGTAAAGAACACCAGACTATAGACTGGAGACACAGCCACAAGAAAGAATGTGTTGGTCAAG CGCTGTCCAGTGTTGTGCCATCACCATTCCTGTTCCCCGAGTTTGAACTCGTCACCGAGCCTGAAGAGCTGCCAGTGGAAGAGGACCCAGAGACAGTAGAGGGTGTTCAGAGGGATGTTGACTGCTCCACCTTAGCTGACT CCTTGGAGTCAGAGCTTGAAGACATGGCCATGCATGAAACTCAAGATACCAAGGTATTCCAGAAGTTTAAACAACGGATTCAAACTGAGCCGCATCAG GTTCTGAGGTACTGCAGGGGTGGTTCTCCTCTATGGCTGTCATCTGAGCATGTTCCTTCAGAAAATGATGTCCCGCACTGCCTCTGTGGCTCCATAAGGGTGTTTGAGTTCCAG GTGATGCCACAGTTGCTAAACCACCTGAAAGTTGACAGTCCAGAGGCCAGTATAGACTGGGGAACACTGGCTGTCTATACATGTGAGAACAGCTGTGACCTGGGGAACAAATACAGTCCTGAGTTCATATGGAAACAGGACCTCACTAAAGAGAAGCAAGCACAAAGCAACTAA
- the rhoua gene encoding ras homolog family member Ua — translation MPPQGEGEYKPVSVSVPSVPPVPPRRFRSRDSSKYRTGTGERKVKCVLVGDGAVGKTSLIVSYTTNGYPTEYVPTAFDNFSAVVAVDGKPVKLQLCDTAGQDEFDKLRPLCYNNADIFMLCFSVVSPASFQNVAEKWVPEIRRHCPRAPVVLVGTQSDLREDVKVLIELARYREKPVDPVEARRCAEEIHALCYMECSSLTQKNLKEVFDAAIVASIQNSDSQHPQRHKQRTPDKMKKLSKSWWRKYCCVS, via the exons ATGCCTCCCCAGGGAGAAGGTGAATACAAACCTGTTTCAGTATCGGTTCCGTCGGTCCCTCCGGTCCCCCCGCGAAGGTTCAGGAGCAGGGATTCGTCTAAGTATCGAACTGGGACAGGAGAGCGCAAAGTAAAGTGTGTGCTCGTTGGAGACGGGGCTGTAGGGAAGACAAGCCTGATCGTCAGCTACACAACAAATGGATATCCAACAGAATATGTCCCTACTGCTTTTGACAACTTTTCAG CTGTGGTGGCAGTTGACGGCAAGCCGGTGAAGCTACAGCTATGTGACACAGCTGGACAG GATGAGTTTGATAAGCTCCGCCCCCTTTGCTACAACAATGCTGACATCTTCATGCTGTGCTTCAGCGTGGTTAGCCCCGCCTCCTTCCAAAACGTGGCAGAGAAGTGGGTTCCAGAGATCCGCCGGCACTGTCCGCGGGCGCCCGTGGTCCTGGTGGGCACACAGTCGGACCTGCGGGAGGATGTGAAGGTTCTGATCGAGCTGGCCCGTTACCGTGAGAAGCCTGTGGACCCGGTGGAGGCCCGGCGCTGTGCGGAGGAGATACACGCTTTGTGCTACATGGAGTGTTCTTCCCTTACCCAGAAGAACCTAAAGGAGGTTTTTGACGCAGCCATTGTGGCCAGCATACAAAACTCAGACTCCCAGCATCCCCAGCGGCACAAACAGAGGACTCCAGACAAGATGAAGAAACTGTCCAAGTCCTGGTGGAGAAAGTACTGCTGTGTGTCATAG